A region from the Chlamydiales bacterium genome encodes:
- a CDS encoding CDP-alcohol phosphatidyltransferase family protein, whose protein sequence is MRRIYLIPNIITAFGLACGLFVIFKVNMVEPGSGSYQVLHTSVLLLLVAAFADFVDGAVARAFHAQSEFGFMFDSLADAVSFGVAPSVLLLKSLSLEQGTWLSFFAISGAMLYSIGGVLRLVRFNVRANEAKGNADLEAAQKKHFTGLPIPAAAMAAISANLFLSSPICEKICPLKPETLAIVLSSLMIVLGYLMVSRWKFPSSKMLHFRVPSFQLLFLTVISAIFVLYGILYFFPAVLMLTVWGYIILALILSVIRLIAGKKSKTLEDFEPEQEDLD, encoded by the coding sequence TTGCGCAGAATCTATCTGATCCCCAATATTATCACAGCGTTTGGACTCGCTTGCGGTCTCTTCGTTATTTTTAAAGTCAACATGGTGGAGCCCGGCTCTGGGAGCTACCAGGTCCTTCACACTTCTGTGCTGCTGCTCCTCGTCGCAGCTTTTGCCGATTTTGTCGATGGAGCTGTCGCCCGCGCCTTCCATGCACAGAGCGAATTTGGGTTTATGTTCGACTCTCTAGCGGATGCCGTCTCCTTCGGGGTTGCCCCCTCTGTACTGCTCCTGAAGAGCCTCTCCCTAGAGCAAGGAACCTGGCTCTCATTTTTTGCAATATCTGGCGCGATGCTCTATTCGATTGGCGGAGTTTTACGCCTCGTGCGTTTCAATGTAAGAGCAAATGAAGCGAAAGGAAACGCCGATCTAGAAGCAGCTCAAAAGAAGCACTTCACTGGCCTGCCGATTCCTGCGGCGGCGATGGCGGCAATCTCAGCTAACCTATTTCTCTCTTCTCCTATCTGTGAGAAGATCTGTCCTCTAAAACCAGAGACGCTTGCTATAGTTCTCTCTTCTTTGATGATCGTGCTGGGTTATCTGATGGTAAGCCGCTGGAAGTTCCCAAGTTCTAAGATGCTCCACTTTCGCGTTCCCTCATTTCAGCTCCTCTTTTTAACGGTCATCTCAGCGATCTTTGTCCTCTATGGAATCCTCTACTTCTTCCCTGCGGTTCTAATGCTGACAGTCTGGGGATATATCATCCTGGCTCTCATCCTTTCAGTCATTCGCCTCATCGCGGGTAAAAAATCGAAGACACTAGAGGATTTCGAACCCGAACAGGAAGATCTGGATTAA
- a CDS encoding ribonucleotide-diphosphate reductase subunit beta, with product MLIAEVEAKNKRVDVKEKRLINCHTVDVNQLMPLKYKWAWEHYLNGCANHWMPTEVPMGKDIETWKSGDLTADEKRVIMRNLGFFSTAESLVGNNIVLAIFKYVTNPEVRQYLLRQAFEEAIHTHTFHYIVESLSLDQGEIFNMYNEINTIHAKDAFEMKLTEQMVKGDFNTATPEGAQTFLKNLIGYYIIMEGIFFYSGFVMILSFHRQNKMTGIGEQFQYILRDETVHLNFGIDLINGIKEENPEVWTPAFQAHITELVKEAVELEVLYAQDCLPKGILGLTAPMFRDYVQYIADRRLERIGLKAIYRSKNPFPWMSETIDLGKEKNFFETRVNEYQSSATLSWT from the coding sequence ATGCTTATCGCAGAAGTCGAAGCAAAAAATAAACGAGTTGATGTCAAAGAAAAGAGGCTCATCAACTGCCACACAGTGGATGTTAACCAGCTGATGCCGCTTAAATACAAGTGGGCGTGGGAGCACTACCTCAACGGATGTGCAAACCACTGGATGCCTACTGAAGTTCCGATGGGAAAGGATATCGAGACCTGGAAGTCGGGCGATCTAACTGCCGATGAGAAGCGCGTGATCATGCGCAACCTCGGCTTCTTCAGCACAGCTGAGAGTCTGGTTGGCAATAACATCGTTCTCGCGATCTTCAAATATGTAACCAATCCAGAAGTTAGACAGTACCTTCTTAGACAGGCGTTTGAAGAGGCGATCCACACTCACACCTTCCACTACATCGTAGAGTCTCTCTCTCTCGACCAGGGTGAGATCTTCAACATGTACAACGAGATCAACACGATCCACGCTAAAGATGCTTTTGAGATGAAGCTGACAGAGCAGATGGTAAAAGGAGATTTCAATACTGCAACTCCTGAAGGCGCTCAGACGTTTTTAAAGAATCTGATCGGCTACTACATCATTATGGAAGGGATCTTCTTCTACAGCGGCTTCGTCATGATCCTCTCCTTCCACCGCCAGAATAAGATGACAGGTATTGGAGAGCAGTTCCAGTACATCCTGCGCGATGAGACGGTCCACCTCAACTTTGGAATCGACCTGATCAACGGCATTAAAGAGGAGAATCCAGAGGTCTGGACACCCGCCTTCCAAGCGCACATCACAGAGCTCGTGAAAGAGGCTGTTGAACTAGAAGTTCTCTATGCACAAGACTGCCTCCCAAAAGGAATTCTGGGGCTTACAGCTCCGATGTTCCGCGACTACGTGCAGTACATTGCCGATAGACGCTTAGAGCGCATTGGACTTAAGGCGATCTACCGCTCTAAAAATCCATTCCCTTGGATGAGCGAGACGATCGACCTCGGTAAAGAGAAGAACTTCTTCGAAACGCGCGTCAATGAGTATCAGTCCTCTGCAACGCTCTCTTGGACCTAA
- a CDS encoding PhoH family protein, protein MNRKTFVIDTNVLLHDPDAIGKFKESDVVIPLAVIEELDGLKRLSDELGKNARHVIRYISSLKLRKAGALHTGVQIENGTVVRIHVETRAMEKKNFPLAVDRNDHRILLTAFQLQEAGQTVVLVSKDFVMRVKAEAINIEAEDYESLKASYENMYRGYRKLEVPKREIDTFLKDGYLSTEISDLLPNEYCLLTSPEQSSVITKYNSRAKRLEPLIKLSRDIWGIFPLNNEQKCALDLLLRDDIKLVTLVGPAGTGKTLIALAAGLRKVFDEGLYTRILVSRPVVPLGKDIGYLPGTKEEKLFHWMQPIYDNLEFLCQSTSGEGNGTETQKWIMESKKIEMEAVTYIRGRSLPKMYIIIDEAQNLTPHEVKTIISRAGQGTKVVLTGDATQIDNPYLDKDSNALTYVVGRFKNHPVFGHVFLDKTERSELAALAAEIL, encoded by the coding sequence GTGAATAGAAAGACCTTTGTGATAGATACGAACGTTCTGCTTCATGACCCAGACGCGATAGGTAAGTTCAAAGAGAGCGACGTTGTCATTCCCCTTGCGGTAATTGAGGAGTTAGATGGTTTAAAACGCTTATCTGATGAGCTCGGAAAGAATGCCCGCCATGTGATTCGCTACATCAGCAGCCTTAAGCTGCGCAAAGCGGGGGCTCTACATACTGGTGTGCAAATTGAAAATGGCACAGTTGTAAGAATCCATGTTGAGACTAGGGCGATGGAGAAGAAGAACTTTCCTCTTGCCGTAGACCGCAACGATCATCGGATTCTCCTTACAGCATTTCAGCTGCAGGAAGCGGGACAGACGGTAGTTCTCGTTTCCAAAGACTTTGTCATGAGGGTTAAAGCCGAGGCGATCAATATCGAGGCGGAGGATTATGAGAGTCTTAAGGCCTCCTATGAGAATATGTATCGAGGCTACCGCAAGCTCGAAGTGCCGAAAAGAGAGATCGACACCTTTTTAAAAGATGGCTACCTATCCACAGAGATCAGCGACCTCTTGCCAAATGAGTACTGCCTTCTTACCTCTCCAGAGCAGTCGTCTGTGATCACAAAATATAATTCGCGCGCAAAAAGGCTCGAGCCTCTAATCAAGCTCTCTAGAGACATCTGGGGGATCTTCCCTCTAAACAATGAGCAGAAGTGCGCTCTCGATCTGCTCCTTCGCGATGACATTAAGCTGGTAACGCTTGTAGGCCCTGCGGGAACGGGTAAGACGCTGATCGCACTAGCGGCAGGTCTTCGGAAGGTCTTTGATGAGGGGCTCTATACTCGTATTCTAGTGAGTAGGCCTGTTGTTCCTCTGGGTAAAGATATCGGATACCTCCCTGGAACCAAGGAGGAGAAGCTCTTCCACTGGATGCAGCCGATCTACGACAACTTGGAGTTTCTCTGCCAGTCCACCAGCGGAGAGGGTAATGGGACCGAAACGCAGAAGTGGATCATGGAGAGTAAGAAGATCGAGATGGAGGCGGTGACTTATATCCGTGGTAGGTCTCTACCTAAAATGTATATCATCATCGACGAGGCGCAGAACCTGACCCCTCACGAGGTGAAGACGATCATCTCTCGTGCTGGCCAGGGAACGAAGGTTGTCCTCACCGGAGATGCGACGCAGATCGATAATCCCTATCTTGATAAGGACTCAAACGCTCTTACATATGTGGTCGGTAGATTTAAAAACCATCCGGTTTTTGGACACGTCTTCCTCGACAAAACAGAGCGCTCTGAGCTTGCCGCTCTCGCAGCCGAAATCCTTTAG
- a CDS encoding YifB family Mg chelatase-like AAA ATPase codes for MIPSHLQSVAFLGVDAQLVEVEADAKKGEKGQSHFVIVGLPDTAVKESKDRVLAALKNSGFALDSLQCTINLAPADLKKEGALYDLPIALALLLTHGKLTSSISSSFLYAGELSLAGQMRPMRGALSAALLAKRLGKRGILLPKQNAGEAAAVTGIEVIGVENLKEAAHFLENPASIKPALFSHSSPQNEERAPSVDFSEIKGQLTAKRALEVAASGGHNLLLFGPPGTGKTLMSKALSGILPPLSLDETLEITKIHSLAGLLPNGTSLVRERPFRNPHHTISAIGLVGGGKVPRPGELSLAHLGVLFLDELPEFSRHTLEVLRQPLENGQVMITRSNITLTFPTSCLFVAAMNPCPCGYAGHPQKACKDTQTQIDRYRSKISGPLLDRIDMHVEVPHVPFLDLSSTQKTETSLEVRARVIRARSVQQKRFGWAKTNAQMTPSQVTRFCTLDSEGQSLIRQAMDKMGLSARAYTRILKLSRTIADMESSPSITPDHLMEALGFRSLI; via the coding sequence ATGATTCCTTCACATCTCCAGTCTGTCGCTTTTTTAGGGGTTGATGCCCAGCTGGTGGAGGTTGAAGCGGATGCAAAAAAGGGAGAGAAGGGGCAGAGCCACTTTGTAATCGTCGGCTTGCCCGATACTGCCGTAAAAGAGTCCAAAGACCGCGTGCTTGCGGCGTTAAAAAATTCTGGATTTGCTCTCGACTCTCTGCAATGCACGATTAATTTAGCTCCCGCCGACTTGAAAAAAGAAGGAGCATTATACGATCTTCCCATCGCTCTTGCGCTCCTCCTCACTCACGGCAAGCTCACTTCTTCCATTAGCTCCTCTTTTCTCTACGCAGGCGAGCTCTCTCTAGCTGGGCAGATGCGCCCAATGCGCGGAGCTCTCTCCGCTGCACTTCTGGCTAAAAGGCTGGGCAAGAGAGGCATTCTACTTCCAAAGCAGAATGCAGGAGAGGCCGCCGCAGTAACCGGCATAGAGGTCATCGGGGTAGAAAACTTAAAGGAAGCAGCCCACTTTTTAGAGAACCCCGCCTCCATCAAACCCGCACTCTTTTCTCACAGTTCTCCCCAAAATGAGGAGAGAGCCCCTTCTGTCGACTTCTCAGAGATTAAAGGACAGCTCACCGCTAAGCGGGCACTCGAAGTTGCAGCAAGCGGCGGCCACAACCTGCTTCTCTTTGGCCCTCCGGGAACAGGAAAGACGCTGATGTCAAAAGCCCTCAGCGGAATTCTTCCCCCTCTTTCTTTAGATGAGACTCTTGAAATCACAAAGATCCACTCGCTTGCCGGGCTTCTTCCAAATGGAACCTCTCTTGTGCGCGAGCGCCCGTTTAGAAATCCGCATCATACGATTAGCGCCATCGGACTGGTCGGTGGAGGTAAGGTGCCCAGACCTGGAGAGCTCTCTCTTGCCCACTTGGGAGTCCTCTTTCTCGATGAGCTTCCAGAATTTTCACGACACACGCTAGAGGTTCTACGTCAGCCTCTGGAAAATGGACAGGTAATGATCACCCGTTCAAACATCACCCTCACATTCCCAACCTCCTGCCTATTCGTCGCCGCGATGAATCCTTGTCCTTGTGGATACGCCGGTCATCCGCAGAAGGCGTGCAAAGACACTCAGACGCAGATCGACCGCTATCGAAGCAAGATCTCAGGGCCGCTTCTCGACAGAATTGACATGCATGTTGAAGTGCCTCACGTTCCCTTTCTAGATCTCTCGTCGACACAAAAGACCGAGACGAGCCTCGAAGTGCGCGCACGCGTGATTCGAGCTCGTTCAGTTCAACAGAAGCGCTTTGGTTGGGCTAAAACAAACGCACAGATGACGCCGTCGCAGGTAACCCGCTTCTGCACCCTAGATAGCGAAGGGCAGAGTCTCATTCGCCAAGCGATGGATAAGATGGGCCTCTCTGCGCGTGCCTACACGCGCATCCTAAAACTCTCTCGTACGATTGCCGACATGGAAAGCAGCCCCTCCATCACCCCCGACCACCTTATGGAAGCCCTCGGCTTCCGCTCCCTCATCTAA
- a CDS encoding DUF455 family protein — MELRDWAIRILSGDTLEEKLLAPEVLTDFQPGPPLIWQEPTRPVGMQFKKHTAREKLPKFHQHGNPDKRAVCLHRFAGHELLAVEIMAYALLAFPDAPKHFRKGVANTLKEEQGHVQLYIKRLAEMGVAFGDLPLYRHFWNYVPFLKSPIHYLSVMSLTFEMANLDFAPLYGASFLQHGDEASAALMRTILEDEISHVSFGYRWLQKLKRPDVSEWQEWRESVPERLTPDRACGFTLFEENRKRAGIPDEWIEFLKKGLKA, encoded by the coding sequence ATGGAACTTAGAGATTGGGCGATCCGCATTTTAAGTGGAGACACTTTAGAGGAGAAACTTCTAGCTCCTGAGGTACTCACCGATTTTCAACCAGGGCCACCTCTTATCTGGCAAGAGCCTACTCGTCCAGTAGGAATGCAGTTTAAAAAACACACTGCAAGGGAGAAGCTCCCCAAGTTTCATCAGCATGGAAATCCCGATAAGAGAGCTGTCTGTCTACACCGTTTTGCAGGGCATGAGCTTCTGGCTGTCGAGATCATGGCCTACGCACTGCTCGCCTTTCCAGATGCTCCTAAGCACTTCCGAAAGGGTGTGGCAAATACATTGAAAGAAGAGCAGGGCCATGTCCAACTCTATATAAAGAGACTGGCCGAAATGGGCGTCGCATTTGGAGACCTTCCCCTTTATCGCCATTTCTGGAACTATGTTCCTTTTTTAAAATCGCCCATTCACTACTTGAGTGTGATGAGTCTTACCTTTGAAATGGCTAACCTCGACTTTGCTCCTCTTTATGGCGCCTCCTTTTTACAACATGGAGATGAGGCGTCAGCAGCACTCATGCGCACAATTCTGGAAGATGAGATCTCGCACGTCTCTTTTGGCTACCGCTGGCTCCAGAAGCTTAAAAGGCCCGATGTTTCAGAGTGGCAAGAGTGGAGAGAGAGCGTCCCGGAAAGACTCACGCCCGATCGCGCCTGTGGTTTTACACTCTTTGAAGAGAACCGCAAGAGAGCGGGCATTCCCGATGAGTGGATTGAATTTTTAAAAAAAGGATTAAAAGCATGA
- the rmuC gene encoding DNA recombination protein RmuC produces the protein MLLVFSCLGLVSLALLYLHEKGRKKEALLLLSIAEKRIAQIPEIEQQLKEKEELLTSLKIKLSSLEEKYEFVKRANDNFSQTFKALSHEALEKNSSSFLNLANATLEKFQQAAKGDLEKRQQSISEMVAPMKESLNKLDQGLRLIEKERKGEQQVIHEQLRSLLETEKQLRQETASLVKALRSPIARGRWGEIQLRRVVELAGMLNHCDFTEQNHMEDEEGKLRPDLIVHLPGGRQVVVDAKAPLEAYMEAIQTSDETVREAKLKDHARHVRQHITALGKKAYWERFHPTPEFVVLFLPAETFFSAALEFDPSLIEVGVEGGVILATPTTLIALLRSVSYGWKQESLSRHAEELEQLGQELYKRMVDMCGHFTKTGRSLGTAVESFNKAMGSFESRVLVSARKFKEMGATSSAIELDSIDLVEKIPRELQLPETEKAFTTSPE, from the coding sequence ATGCTACTAGTCTTCTCGTGTCTGGGTCTGGTCTCTCTCGCTCTACTCTATCTCCACGAGAAGGGTAGGAAGAAGGAGGCCCTTCTTCTCCTGTCTATTGCCGAGAAGAGGATTGCCCAGATTCCAGAGATCGAGCAGCAGCTCAAAGAGAAAGAGGAGCTTCTGACCTCTCTCAAGATTAAGTTGAGCTCTCTAGAAGAGAAGTATGAATTCGTTAAAAGAGCAAATGATAACTTCTCTCAAACCTTCAAAGCTCTCTCTCACGAGGCTCTCGAAAAGAACAGCAGCTCTTTCCTCAATCTCGCAAATGCCACCCTCGAGAAGTTTCAGCAGGCAGCAAAAGGCGATTTAGAGAAGCGCCAGCAGAGCATCTCTGAGATGGTCGCTCCCATGAAAGAGTCGCTAAATAAACTCGACCAGGGGCTCAGGCTAATTGAGAAGGAGCGTAAAGGCGAGCAGCAGGTGATTCATGAGCAGCTCCGCTCACTTTTGGAAACTGAGAAGCAGCTGCGTCAAGAGACTGCAAGCCTGGTTAAAGCATTGCGCTCTCCCATTGCCCGAGGAAGATGGGGAGAGATTCAGCTTAGACGCGTGGTCGAGCTCGCTGGCATGCTCAACCATTGCGATTTCACCGAGCAGAACCACATGGAAGATGAGGAGGGAAAGTTAAGACCCGATCTTATCGTTCACCTCCCTGGAGGCAGGCAGGTGGTTGTCGATGCGAAAGCGCCTCTAGAAGCATATATGGAAGCGATTCAGACCAGCGATGAGACAGTGCGGGAGGCGAAACTTAAAGATCACGCTCGCCATGTCAGACAGCACATCACTGCACTTGGGAAAAAAGCCTACTGGGAGCGGTTTCATCCGACTCCAGAATTTGTCGTCCTCTTTCTTCCTGCCGAAACTTTTTTCAGCGCCGCTTTAGAGTTCGACCCTTCACTTATCGAGGTAGGAGTGGAAGGGGGAGTTATTCTCGCTACGCCCACGACGCTGATTGCGCTTTTGCGCTCTGTTTCTTATGGATGGAAGCAGGAGAGCCTCTCTCGACATGCAGAAGAGCTCGAGCAGCTTGGACAGGAGCTCTACAAACGCATGGTCGATATGTGCGGCCACTTCACCAAGACGGGTAGATCTCTCGGAACCGCCGTAGAGTCGTTTAATAAGGCCATGGGATCGTTCGAATCGCGTGTCCTAGTCTCAGCGCGGAAATTTAAAGAGATGGGCGCCACAAGCTCTGCAATCGAGCTCGACTCGATCGATCTCGTCGAAAAAATCCCCCGCGAACTCCAACTCCCCGAAACCGAAAAAGCTTTTACCACCTCTCCTGAATAA
- a CDS encoding ribonucleoside-diphosphate reductase subunit alpha, producing the protein MSDRPSSSVKSAVADLVSTLKTTLQRKDKSISADAVQTFTVVKRNGAIVPFRKERIDRALEAAFRDTKKVLKDEPMPEEFTALIAEVTDEVVIQLITLASKGASLTVEGIQDLVEVTLMKCGHHDVARDYIIYRDQHKARREDAPENLKIRRKDGVMVRFNPMKIASSVEAVFRRTRQVEGQASQEMIDAVNLLTQKMVARISSLAKHGVELTISLIQDEIEQQLMREGYFNVAKEFILYRASIGEQSLPEAAMRTFDEEKSLRQFTIQKADGTSHTLSEKELHARLKFACRALEDLVSSEELLESSIGNFYEGMRETEVDTANIMAARTKIEVEPAYSKVASRLLLDILYRETVGLSASDPQLESAHREYFKSYLKQAVALQRVHPDLLEFDLDKLAKAIELQRDDQFAYLGLQTLYDRYFIHDTQKKLETPQIFWMRVSMGLALCEKERRNERAIEFYDVLSKFLFVSSTPTLFNSGTLHPQLSSCYLSTVMDDLGHIFKVVSDDAQLSKWAGGIGNDWTNVRATGAIIKGTNGRSQGVIPFLKVANDTAVAVNQGGKRKGAMCAYLETWHLDIEDFLDLRKNTGDERRRTHDMNTANWIPDLFMKRVSENGTWTLFSPSTVPDLHDLYGSAFEKRYCEYEKMADEGKIKLFKKIEALQLWRKMLSMLFETGHPWITFKDPSNIRSPQDHTGVVHSSNLCTEILLNTSAEETAVCNLGSINLIEHMTDNRGLDQQKLSSTVRTVVRMLDNVIDINYYPTPEAKNANLRHRPIGLGLMGFQDALYMQNISYASHEAVKFADTSMEMISYYAILASSELAKERGTYASYKGSKWERGLLPIDTLALLESERGGFLDVDRSCSLDWKPVRESIKRYGMRNSNTMAIAPTATISNITGITQSIEPMYKHLFVKSNLSGEFTIVNTFLVDRLKALGLWDSEMLDDLKYFDGSITEIERIPDGVKQLFLTAFEIDPEWLIECASRRQKWIDMGQSLNLYMAEPSGKKLHQMYLFAWTKGLKTTYYLRTLAATQIEKSTTDINARGLQPRWMKNKSASSGVQLQRSEEQQPLAEEVKLSAPKVCSLEEGCESCQ; encoded by the coding sequence ATGTCCGATAGACCCTCTTCGTCAGTAAAATCTGCCGTAGCTGACCTCGTTTCCACACTGAAAACGACCCTTCAAAGAAAAGATAAATCGATAAGCGCCGATGCCGTGCAGACCTTCACTGTTGTGAAGCGCAACGGGGCGATCGTCCCTTTCCGAAAGGAGAGGATCGACCGCGCTCTTGAAGCTGCCTTCCGCGACACAAAAAAAGTTTTAAAAGATGAGCCGATGCCGGAAGAGTTCACAGCTCTGATAGCAGAGGTGACCGATGAGGTGGTTATCCAGCTGATCACCCTGGCTTCTAAAGGCGCCTCTCTTACTGTTGAAGGCATCCAGGATCTGGTCGAAGTGACCCTCATGAAGTGCGGCCACCACGACGTTGCACGCGACTATATCATCTACCGCGACCAGCACAAAGCCCGCCGCGAAGATGCCCCTGAGAATCTAAAAATCCGCCGTAAAGATGGTGTGATGGTGCGCTTCAACCCGATGAAGATCGCCTCTTCTGTCGAAGCAGTATTCCGCCGCACTCGCCAGGTCGAAGGCCAAGCCTCCCAAGAGATGATCGATGCTGTCAACCTCCTGACTCAAAAGATGGTCGCTCGCATCTCCTCTCTCGCAAAACATGGCGTTGAACTCACAATCTCTCTGATTCAAGATGAGATCGAACAGCAGCTGATGCGCGAAGGCTATTTCAATGTAGCAAAAGAGTTCATCCTCTACAGAGCTTCAATTGGAGAGCAGTCTCTTCCCGAAGCTGCAATGCGCACTTTTGATGAAGAGAAGTCTCTAAGACAGTTTACAATCCAGAAAGCAGATGGCACTTCGCACACGTTAAGCGAAAAAGAGCTCCATGCTCGTCTCAAGTTTGCCTGCAGAGCGCTTGAAGATCTCGTCTCTTCCGAAGAGCTACTTGAGAGCTCGATCGGCAACTTCTATGAGGGCATGAGAGAGACAGAAGTAGACACAGCCAACATCATGGCGGCTCGCACAAAAATCGAAGTAGAGCCCGCCTACTCAAAAGTCGCTTCGCGCCTACTTCTCGATATCCTCTATCGCGAAACAGTGGGGCTTTCCGCTTCAGATCCTCAGCTAGAATCTGCGCATCGCGAATACTTTAAAAGCTACTTGAAGCAGGCTGTAGCTCTGCAGAGAGTTCACCCCGATCTTCTCGAGTTCGATCTCGATAAGCTCGCTAAAGCGATCGAACTTCAGAGAGATGATCAGTTCGCTTATCTCGGTCTCCAAACTCTCTACGACCGCTACTTCATCCACGACACTCAGAAGAAACTGGAAACACCGCAGATCTTCTGGATGCGCGTCTCAATGGGCCTTGCTCTCTGTGAAAAAGAGAGACGCAACGAGCGTGCGATCGAATTCTACGACGTGCTTTCAAAGTTCCTCTTCGTTTCCAGCACTCCAACTCTGTTCAACTCTGGAACTCTACATCCTCAGCTGAGCTCTTGCTACCTCTCGACAGTGATGGATGATCTGGGACATATCTTTAAAGTGGTCTCGGATGATGCGCAGCTCTCTAAGTGGGCTGGGGGCATCGGTAACGACTGGACAAACGTCCGTGCAACGGGCGCTATCATCAAGGGAACAAATGGACGCAGCCAGGGCGTGATCCCCTTCCTTAAAGTCGCCAACGACACAGCCGTTGCCGTCAACCAGGGTGGTAAACGCAAAGGAGCGATGTGCGCATATCTGGAAACATGGCACCTCGACATCGAAGACTTCCTAGACCTCCGCAAGAATACGGGCGACGAGCGTAGACGTACCCACGACATGAATACAGCCAACTGGATTCCCGACCTCTTCATGAAGAGAGTCTCTGAGAACGGCACCTGGACACTTTTCAGCCCAAGCACAGTTCCAGATCTTCATGATCTCTATGGATCCGCGTTTGAAAAGCGCTACTGCGAATATGAGAAGATGGCAGATGAGGGCAAGATTAAGCTCTTCAAAAAGATCGAAGCTCTCCAGCTCTGGCGCAAGATGCTCAGCATGCTCTTTGAGACTGGCCATCCTTGGATCACTTTCAAAGATCCTTCAAACATCCGCTCTCCGCAAGATCACACAGGCGTTGTGCATAGCTCAAACCTCTGCACCGAGATTCTCCTCAATACTTCGGCGGAAGAGACAGCCGTCTGCAACCTGGGTTCGATCAACTTGATCGAGCACATGACAGACAATAGGGGCCTGGATCAGCAGAAGCTCTCTTCTACTGTCCGCACTGTGGTCCGCATGCTCGATAACGTGATCGATATCAACTACTATCCAACCCCAGAAGCGAAGAATGCCAACTTGCGCCATAGACCAATCGGTCTCGGCTTAATGGGCTTCCAAGATGCGCTCTACATGCAGAACATCAGCTACGCAAGCCATGAGGCTGTGAAGTTTGCAGATACTAGCATGGAGATGATCTCCTACTATGCGATCTTGGCATCGAGTGAACTCGCTAAAGAGCGCGGCACCTATGCATCGTACAAAGGCTCCAAGTGGGAGCGCGGCCTCCTTCCGATCGACACCCTTGCGCTTCTAGAAAGCGAGCGCGGCGGATTCCTCGATGTAGATCGCAGCTGCTCTCTCGATTGGAAACCAGTGCGCGAGTCGATCAAAAGATATGGCATGCGCAATAGCAACACGATGGCGATTGCACCTACTGCTACGATTTCAAATATCACAGGGATCACCCAGTCGATCGAACCGATGTACAAGCACCTGTTCGTGAAATCCAACCTCTCTGGAGAGTTCACTATCGTCAACACCTTCCTCGTCGATCGCTTGAAAGCGCTTGGACTCTGGGATAGCGAGATGCTAGATGACCTGAAATACTTCGACGGGTCGATCACTGAGATCGAACGCATTCCAGATGGAGTGAAACAGCTCTTCCTAACCGCATTCGAGATCGATCCCGAGTGGCTCATCGAGTGCGCAAGCCGTCGTCAGAAGTGGATTGACATGGGACAGTCTCTGAACCTTTACATGGCAGAACCGAGCGGAAAGAAATTACATCAGATGTACCTTTTCGCCTGGACTAAAGGTTTGAAGACAACCTATTATCTCCGCACACTGGCCGCCACTCAGATTGAAAAATCGACAACAGATATCAATGCCAGAGGCCTGCAGCCGCGCTGGATGAAAAACAAGTCCGCGTCGAGCGGAGTTCAGCTCCAACGCAGTGAGGAGCAGCAGCCTCTAGCAGAAGAAGTAAAACTCAGCGCTCCCAAGGTTTGCAGCCTGGAAGAGGGCTGTGAGAGTTGCCAATAA